A stretch of the Myxococcus guangdongensis genome encodes the following:
- a CDS encoding AHH domain-containing protein gives MRLRWAVPLLLLMCITGCATTRIVRLETGQDSFVVTPGEEPGAELASVELDDEEFEAALTVLARDVHPRRNPMRQARDLFGVPPRGGVYGYESHPPRLTPQSREDVDGLHLLEAYADEELTRAYGQWCERKDRPGDCLRLLDEGPLLASDGKFTWAFAIAMDSVWEQTADALKGMTDEVALMSTIAAAATMYLMLWALPEPLSKGVAATLTALAIAYLGVDTVWRLLDGWLTLVREVERATTYAQLSAASEAYGEVLGENAARVFVMLATAAVGSAAGLASKAVGLPGSAQAALAVESQAGIRYVAVGGVRTVAVTTEGFTLALAPTAMAMANQGTGGGERHHIATNKNDVSSTRGGPWSPRFRKLFARAGMELKDAENIVRVSGHKGPHPKKYHDAVFLRLQDALGTCRTVAACRTALTRELRNLATEAQTPGTVINRLVTQGK, from the coding sequence ATGCGACTTCGCTGGGCAGTGCCGCTGCTCCTGCTGATGTGCATCACAGGCTGTGCGACGACTCGCATCGTGCGGCTCGAAACCGGACAGGACTCTTTTGTTGTCACACCAGGCGAGGAGCCAGGCGCGGAGCTGGCGTCCGTCGAACTGGACGACGAGGAGTTCGAAGCGGCTCTCACGGTGCTTGCGCGGGACGTTCACCCGCGGCGCAACCCCATGCGGCAAGCGAGAGACCTCTTTGGCGTTCCGCCCCGCGGCGGCGTGTATGGCTATGAGAGCCACCCGCCTCGGTTGACACCCCAGTCTCGAGAAGATGTGGACGGCCTTCACCTGCTGGAGGCCTACGCGGACGAGGAGCTGACGCGTGCTTATGGCCAGTGGTGCGAGCGAAAGGACCGGCCTGGCGACTGCCTGCGCTTGTTGGACGAAGGCCCTCTGCTGGCCAGCGACGGCAAATTCACCTGGGCCTTCGCCATCGCGATGGATTCGGTATGGGAGCAGACCGCTGACGCCTTGAAGGGCATGACGGACGAAGTCGCGCTCATGTCCACCATCGCCGCCGCCGCGACGATGTACCTCATGCTCTGGGCCCTGCCGGAGCCGCTCTCGAAGGGGGTGGCGGCGACCTTGACGGCTCTCGCCATCGCCTATCTGGGGGTGGATACGGTCTGGCGCTTGCTCGACGGCTGGCTGACGTTGGTGCGCGAAGTGGAGCGGGCGACGACCTACGCTCAGCTCAGTGCGGCGAGTGAGGCGTATGGGGAAGTGCTCGGAGAGAACGCGGCGCGCGTGTTCGTGATGCTGGCGACCGCCGCGGTGGGCAGCGCCGCGGGCCTGGCTTCCAAGGCCGTGGGGCTGCCGGGTTCCGCCCAGGCGGCTCTCGCCGTGGAGTCTCAGGCGGGCATTCGCTATGTCGCTGTCGGAGGCGTGCGGACCGTCGCCGTGACGACGGAGGGCTTCACCCTGGCGCTCGCTCCCACTGCCATGGCCATGGCGAACCAGGGCACGGGTGGGGGTGAGCGGCACCACATCGCCACCAACAAGAACGATGTCTCATCCACGAGAGGCGGACCCTGGTCGCCGCGATTCAGGAAGCTGTTCGCGAGGGCCGGCATGGAGCTCAAGGACGCTGAGAACATCGTCAGGGTCTCAGGTCACAAGGGGCCTCACCCCAAGAAGTACCATGATGCGGTCTTCTTGCGGCTCCAGGATGCGTTGGGGACATGTCGGACGGTGGCTGCTTGTCGCACGGCCCTCACGAGGGAGCTGCGCAATCTCGCCACGGAAGCCCAGACTCCAGGAACGGTCATCAACAGGCTCGTGACTCAGGGTAAGTAG
- a CDS encoding imm11 family protein, with amino-acid sequence MANPSRYFRLMENVQAGNWYLGDPLTRQGHELEDFREFSSGRPTQFSERLTVPIDEPGRRLDFSTAGAGATPVVHVRVATLFAEMAPNDVQLIPVGIKGCPDEYLILVATRLVRCIDDEASEEVLYWKPEDERPEKLGMYRSVFGMRIDPAQVGDVRVFRPWGWSGVLIVSQDIKAALERANVTGAEFEEV; translated from the coding sequence ATGGCGAACCCATCGCGATACTTCAGGCTCATGGAGAACGTCCAGGCAGGGAACTGGTACCTGGGCGACCCGCTGACGAGGCAGGGACACGAGCTGGAGGACTTCAGGGAATTCTCGTCGGGACGACCCACGCAGTTCTCCGAGCGTTTGACGGTTCCCATCGACGAGCCCGGGAGGCGATTGGATTTCAGCACCGCGGGGGCCGGAGCGACCCCCGTCGTGCACGTCCGGGTGGCCACCCTCTTCGCGGAAATGGCCCCGAACGACGTGCAGTTGATCCCTGTGGGCATCAAGGGCTGCCCCGATGAATACCTCATTCTCGTCGCGACGCGCCTCGTCCGGTGTATCGACGATGAGGCCTCTGAAGAGGTGCTGTATTGGAAGCCGGAGGATGAGCGTCCGGAGAAGCTCGGCATGTATCGAAGCGTCTTCGGGATGCGGATCGACCCCGCCCAAGTGGGTGACGTCAGGGTGTTCCGTCCCTGGGGATGGTCTGGAGTGCTCATCGTCTCCCAGGACATCAAGGCGGCGCTGGAGCGCGCGAACGTCACGGGGGCTGAGTTCGAGGAGGTCTAG